TGAGCAATTACGAAGCATCTATAAATCACTTTCTAAGCAAGATCACAAAACAATTATAGAATTCAGATGAAGAAACAGACTGAAAAACAAATGTCAACTTATTTATCTGGAATTAACagaaatattcatgaaaaagcgCAAAAAGCCAACTTATTTCTCTGGAATGAACAAAAACATTCATGCAAAAGTTTGGCGAAATATTATTTAGCAGGTATTATCAATTTTTTACAAATAGTTTTGGACACATTATTTAGCCCCAACTTAGCACACGTCGTAACCTATTACATGTTCGGAATACAATGCATATCAATACTAGAATTTAATCAGTCGTCTATTGATTAGATAAACTAATGTTTCATTTGGATGcttgaatttcaaatccatagATTTTGATTATAATTTTATAGTTAACAATTAAACAATAGATCTTAAATACATATTTTCCTTATTTACACATTAGCCACACAAATTATAATTGATGTCTCCTTTATTGGTTGAACTTTAAATTCATCATAATTAACGTTAAAAACTATATAAACGTACAAGAGATGGATTTCATGTTTGTTGTCTTGTTTATCTATACTgtaaaaattcattttaataCATTTTAAATTCGCGGATTTGAAATAAATCAATCCAAATGCAACCCAAGTGtttcaaaaaaattgaaaaaataataataaacaaaatATCATGGGTGGTTATTCTAAAGGATATTTAAGGAACTATGAGAAATATAAACCATGAGAGAGTGGTTGTTGCTCTAAATGGCTCTTCCTTAATAATATTGTATTGAATAGAAGAAAATATAATGAGAGTGAGATAAGGTGAGAGTTATAACTTTTAAAGTTactaaaaaaagaaatataacAGCAATTTATAATAATGAAGCTATAAGTATTTCTTAGGTAATTAAGAATTCAGTGACAAATTTCTGATCTGAGTATTCGCAATTCTTAATATTGCGTACAGTTTGAAACTTTAGCGTTCTAACCTCCATAAGCTCCACCTTTGCAGAATCAACGCCTTCCACATCCTCAAAGCAAACCAACTGGTTGCTAGGTCTTCTTTTTTTGGCTGGACTATTGACAGTAGAAAGTTGGCGATATAGAAGATACATTAAAGGAATCAAAGGAATTCACAAAGTGAGCATTGTGATCAACATACTCCTCATAGACATCAGAGTCGACTGAGGCGCAGAGGCATACGATGTTCTTTTTCCCCTCATCAAACCCAGAAGATAGCTTTCATCATGATCAATCTTTCTTGTAGAGAACTGCCAAGTAAGGGATCATTGATGCTTTTTTTAGTACGATCGTAATATACAAAGTCGTTTGCTTTTTTTGTGAATACGTGCAGCTTTGTTTTTCGGAGTTTTGTTGTATTCTGTTTAATTGTTGGTTCCTATTTTTTCACATAAATTTGTTGGGATTGTGAATGTGGTGGCGATGATTTAGCTAATAAAAGTAATTTCTGGCATTATTTGTTAGAATCTAATATTGGTCTATACGTAGCGTTTTCTTCCTTTGGGCTGCTCATTTGTTCTTCTTCTTTTGCCTACAGTTGATGCTCTAAGCTTTGCCAGAGACTGAGGGAACAAGCTCAGGAGTTCTTCCTCAGTTGAAAGTTGACGGATTGCGATGGAAGGGCTGGTCACCAGAATCAACTAAGTATTTTGGAGCTTGAGATAATGTGAATCACAAAGTGAGAATCGATCGAAATAGCTATTAAAATCTATTATGATTTATAGTCTTCTTCATCGGAAAACATCCACCTTTtttttcatttcacatgtttatgcAGAATCAATCGAAATAGCTATCTCTATTCTCCGCTCTCTGTAAaattcttcacaaagagcaaaTAGTGGGTTAAGTTCGGTGGAGTAAATGAATTTTTTCaggtaaaatattaaataaaatcttggaatccATTTCAtacgaatttttttttgtttatgtaTGTGTACCCTTCATTCAGCTGCCCTCATTATCATCAAAGACCCATAATttagtaaaaaaattattttcaactaaacgatttattattaataaattatttatattcgaggttaatttatttctttttagtaaatcatttataaaattgTTTTTGCATCAGTTCAATTCTTAGTTTTGAATATTCTCTTTGATATAAGTATTTTATGAGTGACATTAAACTAACAATATCATTCTTTCTTCTGCTTAGTTGTCCGACTGTTTTTCTCTTAGCTCCATTGAATTTTCCATCAATCAATGGTCTAATTCACTAATCAAGGACCATTTAAACAACCAtacatttaatatttataattaaaattgcaGAAGAAGAAGTTTGGATAATTTTAtcgttttatatgatttttatagagtttttactTTTAGTTAGATTTGTGGTATATGTAACTGATAAATGAATAAACTATTTGTGTTTTTGTTGAGAAATTGTGTTCAacattgtatttgttgtttatgtttgaaaaaatatttatatttgttatatcatttatgttttttttagtgTAGGTAAAATTGAAACCTCAGTTATTGAGAAAGAATCACTTTGAATGCAAGTGAAGTTTAAACTCTCATTTCAAAAATGTATCAGAGACTATCAAAGAATGCCTCAATGATGCAGAGATGCAGAATATGATTGATGGAACTCAATTTGGTAATTTAATTAAGTATGTAAGAGATTAAAATTTATCCAGTCAGATTATATGGTTCTTGATGGCTAAACAGTCATGTAAGACTACTAGTGATGAGTTGTGGATGGTTGTGAATCAACGACCGTtgacattttcgaaaatggagtATGCACTTATAACTGCATGGGCTTGATTGTTCAGAAGATGTTCCTGAAGTTGGAGAGACGATGCAATTTTGGGATAGACATTTTTGTGGAAATGAAAATGTATATACTGAGGAGGTGGCGACAAAGCTAATGGAAATGAGAAAAACACCTGAACGCACTATAGAtttgaaaaaattgaaattagcaTGTTTGTAGTTTGGTGCTGCTGTTCTTTGGCCAGTTCTACAAAAGACGGTTCCTCAAGTTGACAACATGCTTTTGAGTTTAGTGGAGGATTTGGATTTGTTTAACAAATATCCTTGGGGTACGATAGCTTATAACAAAATTCTTAAAAGTATAAAGCGAGATTTAACTTCAATcaaattgaagaaaaagaagaagaacgAAAAGATTGTCGAATATGGAGCGTTTACTTTGAACGGATTTGTTCATCCATTGCAAGTAagatatttatttgttttgtatttatttagttaatttatttaatattaagttggctataatttttttaatgcagATTCCTGCATATGAATGTATTTCTGGCATTGCAAAGAAGTTTGCTAAGCGAAGAGATAGATATAACATGATACTTCCGCGTATGTGTGGATGGAtttcaaatgattggcatgtgaAATCATCTCCAAAGTACAAGGAAGTTGTTCAAGCAACATATGAGTTTTAAAATAGGGTGAGTATTTTgtcaataatttatttaatatttcccAGATATTTAATTGTAATTGAGTGTTGGaattttataatttgaaatatacAGATGGTTATTGGCGTGTTGACACCTACAGAGTTGGAACTACAAGCCTcatatttaataattcaaaGATATTTAATCTTGAAGAGGTATCTGTCCAGGTaaaaaatcaggaaaaaaatgTAGTAGAGACATCACGTCGACCAACTAGTATACTTCCAGAAGCAAAAAGACAAAAgatgtttgatatcaaatgtcTTAATGAAGAAGTCTTGCCATCAGAAGGTAAGTCACATGCTTTAGTGGATAAGTCATGTCAtctgattaaatattttaagatatatatatttttacatacaTGTTCTACATCTCCTCAAAATGGACACTCCATGATCCAACCAAGCAAACATATCTTGCACACTCCCCAACGATTCGTAGTTGATGAAGGAGCTTCCAATGCCCAGCCAGTTGGAGATGCAAACAATAATGATGATAAGAAAGCTTACAATAACATGTTATTAACCTATGTCAGGGTTAAGAGGCAAATCAAGAAGTCATCGTACTTATCGTCGCCCTTCATGCAATTGTCAGAGACGCCCCCTGTATTAGTTAGCCATCAACTTGGATCATGTATTGACACATTTCAACCACTTCAAATATCAAAGTCACCGAAGCTAACTATAACTTTGAAATATCAAATTAAAACAATGAAAGGCACTCGTCAATGCCTAATGGCCTCCTACGATAAGAAATGGTTTAATGATTTGCTCTTGCCTAGGTCGTGGCTTGAATCTTCTGTGAGTATATATGATTTcatctatttaattaatatatatgttaTTCATGTGTTTTCTGCTAATCATTAATCTTTTTCTTATTTATAGCACATTAACGAATGCATGAATGGGTTTTTGGTGCTTCAAAAAAAGTATCCTCATTTAGTGGCACAAGACATTGCTATAATGGGTGGTTATTTTAGTGGACTTTTAGGTGTTGTCCATTCCAAAGCTGAAAAGGGTATGTCTCATTGTCATTGGGAGGATTTGATTCAAATGATTGAAGGATCAAGTAGAAAATGGAAATCATTGCCATGGAAAGAAACATCATTTAGCCTTGTGCCTTACCATGTCCCCAGCCATTGGGTTGCTGTCAAAATCGATATAAAGGCCACATCTATCATAATTTATGATTGTGAAATCTGTTTAACCAAAGAGATTAACATGGAGTCGTATGTTCGTCCGTTACAAGTTCTAATTCCTCGATTATTGAATATTGTGGGCGTAGTAACAACCGATACATGGAAGATTACACGACCGCCGTCATTCCCTCAGAATATTGCTGGGTTTGTTTTACcaaattcaattttattttattttacatttatttcatgattaattttaataatattaattttgcaGAGGTGATTGTGGTGCATGGGTGATCAAGACCATCGAGGTGGAATTAGCTCGTCTCAATCCATATGAAATAAATGACAAGATAGTCGACTCATGTAGACCCTATTTAACAGCATGTATTTGGAATAAAGATTGAATTTTGTAGCGATACCATAGTGGTTGTTGGGATGTTTTGTAGCTTTTTTGATCATGTACAACTGCAAACAAAAACTAATGATTTGTAGTGTTTTTACTATATATTATGCaattgtgtgtttttttttttggattccATGGTTTAGTTATTTGTTTTACATTTTTATAGTGAgtctttaattatttgttttacaTTCCATGGATTCCATGGTTTAGTTATTTGTTCCATGGATAAGAAATTACGAAACTAAACATAGTGTGAAATAAGCCAAAAATGATTTAGGGCGACCAAATGACGACTGTGAGCGACCAAATGATGATTGAGTGATATAGCAAAAACAAAGTGAGCAAACTCGTGTTTTATAtcttatttactatattatggtACGTTTTCATGGATAAGAAATtacgaaattaaacatagtgtgAAATAAGGCAAAAATGACTGAGGGCGACCGAATGGCGACTGAGTTATATAGTAAAAAATAGTGAGCAAgttcatgttttatatgctacttAATATaccatgatatatttttatggataagatattataaaataaaaaatagtgtgAAATAAGCTAAAAAGCGATTGAGGGCGACCGAATGACGATTGAGTGATATGGTAAAAATAAAGTGAGCAAATTCGTGTTTTATAtcttatttactatattatggtACGTTTTCATGGATAAGAAATtacgaaattaaacatagtgtgAAATAAGGCAAAAATGACTGAGGGCGACCGATGGCGACTGAGTTATATAGTAAAAAATAGTGAGTAAGTTCATTTTTTATATGCTActtaatatattatgatatatttttatggataagagattataaaatgaaaaatagtaTGAAATAAACTAAAATAGAGTAAATAGACCTTAAACGTGAAGTTGCTCGTATTTTCTATTATAAGAATCATATATCACTCAGTCGCTCTCAGAATTATTTTACGccacttttatattttatactcACATGATTATAATATactataatatagtaaatagtcCACAAAACATTAATTTGATCACCTTTTATACATTGAATAGTACAAAATGTCTTCGATTAATTCATACTAAATCATTAATGTTCaattacatatatttttttaaaaaaacatccaACCTTCCACTttcaaaaaacaatattttctaGTACATCAAATGGTTCTATTAGATCACTCATATATCACTCAATCGCTCTTTGTATTATgacattatttttatattttacacTATCATTCCATTATACTATACTAAAATAGAGTAAATAGACCCCAAACGTGAAGTTGCTCGTATTTTCTATTATAAGAATCATATATCACTCAGTCgatctttgaattattttacgccACTTTTACATTTTATACTCACAcgattataatatataataatatagtaaatagcCTACAAAACATTAATTTGATCAGATTTTATACATTGAATAGTACAAAATATCTTTGATTCATTCATATTAAATCATTAGTGGTCCACAAAACATTAATTTGATCACATTTTATACATTGAATAGTACAAAATATCTTCGATTCATTCATACTAAATCATTAGTGTtcaattacatttttttaaaaaaaaagaaaacatcCAACCTTTTACTtcaaaaaaacaatattttctaGTACATCAAGTGGCTCTATTAGATCATTCATATATCACTCAGTCGCTCTCAGTCGTTCTTTGTATTATgacattatttttatattttacacTATCACTCCATTATACTATACTAAAATAGAGTAAATAGACCCCAAACGTGAAGTTGCTCGTATTTTCTATTATAAGAATCATATATCACTCAGTCGccctttgaattattttacgccacttttatattttatactcATACGATTTTAATATactataatatagtaaatagtcCACAAAACATTAATTTGATCACATTTTATACATTGAATAATACTAAATATATTCGATTCATTCATACTAAATCATTAATGTtcaattacatttttttttcattttatagattGAATAGTACAAAATATCTTCGATTCATTCACACTAAACCATTAATGTTcaattacatttttaaaaaaaaaacatccaaATTTCCACTttcaaaaaacaatattttatagTACATCAAGTGGTTTTATGAGTACATTTCGTTTTATAATGTCCAACATCATTTCATAAGCTGCATTTCTTTTTTTGTTGTCGTCCAAACTCTCCAATAGATGGTCTTCTTCGTTTATTTGTTTGCCCCAGTCTTGGCTTGAAGTTAGGAGGTAGCATTTCTAAATTAGAAATATAATTGGAAATCTTCCAATCTCTTGAATGAAGCACGGGGTAAATGGTACCCGAGTAGGCTTGACGCCACATATGCACAAGGTAATAAGGTGAGCACAACTCATAGATACCAAAATTTGCTAGATGACAAGCTGCTAATGTGTGTTTACATGGAATTTTATCACATTGAAACACACAACTACTGCAGGAGTAGGTGGAGAAATCAACTATTTCATTTGTATCATCACCAACTACatgatattcaaaataattcaaCTGAGTTACCTTTAGACATTGTGATTGAGTAAACCTAGTTCGCAAAATCAACTCTATAGATGGAGTCAACTTCATTCTGCATGAAGCTAACTCTGCTAATGTGCGATGTTTGTTGAACCAAACTGAAACCATATTTTGAATTGCATTCAACAGTGCTATGATTGGTAACTATCTTTCCTCAGACAATCTATAATTTATCAACTCAGCCCCATTAGTTGGCATAATATCATATCGGTTACCTCGGCAGAAAGATCTAGACCATTTATTTGGTGAACTGCTTTTCTCAAGATATGAAGCCACACTTGGATATTGATTTTTCAACTTCTCATACAACATGTTAAAGTCGGACATTTTGCATGAACAACTCAACCCCACCCCTTTTTTACCATAATGGGTACCAATATTTTG
The sequence above is a segment of the Primulina tabacum isolate GXHZ01 chromosome 6, ASM2559414v2, whole genome shotgun sequence genome. Coding sequences within it:
- the LOC142549141 gene encoding uncharacterized protein LOC142549141 → MFDIKCLNEEVLPSEGKSHALVDKSCHLIKYFKIYIFLHTCSTSPQNGHSMIQPSKHILHTPQRFVVDEGASNAQPVGDANNNDDKKAYNNMLLTYVRVKRQIKKSSYLSSPFMQLSETPPVLVSHQLGSCIDTFQPLQISKSPKLTITLKYQIKTMKGTRQCLMASYDKKWFNDLLLPRSWLESSHINECMNGFLVLQKKYPHLVAQDIAIMGGYFSGLLGVVHSKAEKGMSHCHWEDLIQMIEGSSRKWKSLPWKETSFSLVPYHVPSHWVAVKIDIKATSIIIYDCEICLTKEINMESYVRPLQVLIPRLLNIVGVVTTDTWKITRPPSFPQNIAGGDCGAWVIKTIEVELARLNPYEINDKIVDSCRPYLTACIWNKD